The Brachionichthys hirsutus isolate HB-005 chromosome 3, CSIRO-AGI_Bhir_v1, whole genome shotgun sequence genome has a window encoding:
- the necap1 gene encoding adaptin ear-binding coat-associated protein 1, which yields MANDGPSEYESILCVKPEVNVYRIPPRASNRAIRAADWKLDAPDWTGRMRVTARGKVAYVKLEDKISGELFAQAPVDEFPGIAVETVSDSSRYFVLRIQDDNGRSAFIGIGFGDRGDAFDFNVSLQDHFKWVKQETEFIKQAQAPDSTPKLDLGFKEGQTITLNIGQSKKKDRSRPQSSGGLGLLPPPPGGKLAPPPSSRSTNHNIQPSAEGSDSGSLLDLDSSNSNSAPPSNAAATASSDLWGDFDPVSPM from the exons ATGGCGAATGACGGTCCGTCTGAGTACGAATCGATTCTCTGCGTCAAACCTGAAGTCAACGTTTACCGAATTCCACCGAGAGCATCTAACCGGGCCATCAG GGCTGCCGACTGGAAGCTGGACGCTCCCGACTGGACGGGACGGATGCGCGTGACGGCGCGGGGCAAAGTGGCCTACGTGAAATTGGAAGACAAAATCTCTG GGGAGCTCTTTGCTCAGGCACCGGTAGACGAGTTCCCAGGCATTGCGGTGGAGACAGTCAGCGACTCAAGCCGATACTTTGTGCTCCGTATTCAAGATGACAATG GTCGCAGCGCCTTCATCGGCATTGGCTTCGGTGACCGAGGCGACGCCTTTGACTTCAATGTTTCGCTGCAGGATCACTTTAA GTGGGTAAAACAGGAAACCGAGTTTATCAAGCAGGCACAGGCGCCAGATTCCACCCCTAAGCTGGACCTGGGCTTCAAAGAAGGGCAGACTATCACTCTAAATATTGGG CAGTCGAAAAAGAAGGACAGGTCTCGTCCTCAGAGTTCAGGCGGTCTTGGACTACTTCCACCTCCTCCCGGAGGAAAGTTAGCCCCACCCCCTTCATCCAGATCTACCAATCATAACATCCAACCATCAGCAGAAGGAAGTGATTCTG GATCATTACTGGACCTGGACTCCAGTAATTCCAACTCGGCGCCTCCATCCAACGCCGCCGCCACGGCCAGCTCTGACCTGTGGGGGGATTTTGACCCTGTGTCCCCCATGTGA
- the aicda gene encoding single-stranded DNA cytosine deaminase, which translates to MIMKLDSVLLPRKKFIYHYKNMRWARGRHETYLCFVVKRRVGPDTLTFDFGHLRNRTGCHVELLFLRYLGALCPGLWGSGVTGEKRLSYSITWFCSWSPCANCSARLSQFLSQTPNLRLRIFVSRLYFCDPEDSREREGLRTLKGAGVQLTVMSYKDFFYCWQTFVDRKQSSFKAWEELHQNSVRLARKLNRILQPCEAEDLRDAFKLLGL; encoded by the exons ATGATTATGAAGCTTGACAG CGTGCTTTTGCCCCGGAAAAAGTTCATCTACCATTATAAGAACATGCGCTGGGCAAGAGGCCGGCACGAGACGTACCTCTGCTTTGTAGTGAAGAGGCGAGTGGGGCCAGACACCTTAACCTTTGACTTTGGACACCTGCGTAATCGTACTGGCTGTCATGTGGAG CTACTGTTCTTACGCTATCTGGGGGCCTTGTGCCCCGGATTGTGGGGCAGCGGGGTTACTGGGGAGAAGAGGCTCAGTTACTCCATCACCTGGTTCTGCTCCTGGTCTCCCTGCGCCAACTGCTCCGCCAGACTGTCTCAGTTCCTGAGCCAGACGCCCAACCTTCGCCTCAGGATCTTCGTCTCTCGCTTGTACTTCTGCGACCCGGAGGACAGCCGCGAAAGAGAAGGCCTAAGAACGCTGAAGGGAGCCGGCGTGCAGCTCACGGTCATGAGTTACAAAG ACTTCTTCTATTGCTGGCAGACCTTTGTGGATAGAAAACAAAGCAGCTTCAAGGCTTGGGAAGAGCTCCACCAAAACTCTGTACGCCTTGCCAGAAAGCTGAACCGCATCCTCCAG CCGTGTGAAGCAGAAGATTTAAGAGATGCCTTCAAGCTGCTTGGACTGTGA